In Aedes albopictus strain Foshan chromosome 3, AalbF5, whole genome shotgun sequence, the following are encoded in one genomic region:
- the LOC134292028 gene encoding uncharacterized protein LOC134292028, which translates to MSTHRKNTLVVDFSVLPRRPVLDQIEEFLKDDLKLDLTDVKNIQIHNIKNCVYIEMNDAGVAPRLQKQHHLKHYYIHEGKTYYIPVYVDGPTTTVKIHDLSPQMSNDIIVRHMQQYGKVISIENDVWKNFFPGIPNGVRVVRMRLEKTLPSRIVINGESTYVTHPKLNTQSSSKPTLLPNSAEKQNRIGDKQCKIVDHPSVATLTDTNDDDNDDNGGGGGDEGDDNSNNDTDEHDTETVETEGEPETAKRRLSTETDNGRIEENVAKRSCNEEEQNAELEWKVYQTRSRKKQAM; encoded by the coding sequence ATGTCTACGCATAGGAAAAACACACTCGTCGTCGACTTTAGTGTCCTGCCACGACGACCCGTACTGGACCagattgaggaattcctcaaggatgacTTGAAACTCGACCTGACCGACGTCAAGAACATTCAAATACACAATATCAAAAACTGCGTGTATATCGAGATGAATGACGCTGGCGTAGCCCCACGCTTACAAAAGCAACATCATCTCAAACATTACTACATCCACGAAGGAAAAACGTACTACATCCCAGTCTACGTGGATGGCCCCACGACCACCGTGAAGATCCACGACCTTTCACCACAAATGTCGAACGATATCATCGTGCGCCACATGCAGCAGTACGGTAAAGTCATCTCCATCGAAAatgatgtatggaaaaatttcttcCCTGGGATTCCAAACGGCGTCAGAGTTGTTCGAATGAGACTGGAGAAGACACTACCGTCTCGCATTGTGATTAACGGTGAAAGCACATACGTAACGCACCCGAAACTAAACACACAATCATCAAGCAAGCCAACACTACTACCCAACTCTGCTGAAAAGCAAAACCGCATTGGTGATAAACAATGCAAAATTGTTGATCACCCATCGGTTGCGACTCTCACCGACACAAATGACGATGACAACGACgacaacggcggcggcggcggcgatgaaGGTGATGATAATAGTAACAACGATACCGATGAGCACGACACTGAAACTGTTGAAACTGAAGGGGAGCCTGAGACTGCGAAGAGACGGTTGTCAACTGAAACGGACAATGGTAGAATAGAAGAGAACGTAGCAAAACGATCTTGCAACGAGGAAGAACAAAACGCTGAATTGGAATGGAAGGTTTACCAAACTAGATCGAGGAAGAAACAAGCCATGTAA